Genomic segment of Myxococcus xanthus:
CGGTGCCGTCCAGCAACTCGACCTCGGAGGAGGGGACCTCCACTTCCGTCGAGGCCAGGGCATCGCCCGTGGGCGCCACCGGCGCATCCGGTGCCGACTCGACCTCCATCGACAGGTCGGCGAACGATGCCTCCAGCGAGGTCTCGGGTTCGGCGCTGGCGGCCACCGCTGGGGTGTCCGACCCCACTTCGGAGAAGTCATCCTCCGCAACGCTCAGGGCTTCCGGCTGCGCCTCCTCGAATACGGGCTGCGCATCCTGCTGGAGGTCCGCGGTGACGTCCGCGAACGACGCAGACGGGTCATCCGCCGCGGCCGGTTCCTCGTCGGCGGACATCGCCTCGATGTCGGGTTCTTGCTCCGCGCTCAGTGCATTCTGAGCCTGTCCACCGGCGCCCGGCGTCATCCACGGCGCGGGCTCGCTCAGCGCGGGAATGTCGATGTCGTCCGAAAGGCTGAGGTTGTCCGGCTCGACAGCCGGCTGGTGTGCCGGAGCGGTGGGGTAGGACTGCTGCTGCGCGGACTGCGCGGCATAGGCCTGCGGATCCGCCTGCCATGCTTCGGCAGTGCCCTGAGCGTAGCCCGCATTCGGGTCATGCGCCTGCTGCGCGTAAGCCTGCGCATTCGGGTCATACGCATGCTGCGAATAGGCCTGGGCGTTCGGGTCGTAGCCTTGCTGTGCGTAGGCCTGAGCGTTCGGGTCGTAACCCTGCTGCGCGTAGGCCTGAGCGTTCGGGTCGTAGCCTTGATGTGCGTAGGCCTGAGCGTTCGGGTCGTAGCCCTGCTGTGCGTAAGCCTGCGCGTTCGGATCGTACCCCTGGTTCGGGTCGTAGCCGGCGGGGTAGGGGTACCACTGGCCGTCAGCGGCGTAGTAGCCCTGGGGTTGCTGCTCGTAGCCGGCGGGGTAGGGGTACCACTGGCCATCGTCGGCGTAGTAGCCCTGGGGTTGCTGCTCGTAGCCGGCGGGGTAGGGGTACCACTGGCCATCGTCGGCGTAGTAGCCCTGGGGCGCGGCCTGCTGCTGCCAGGCGGCGGCGTCCGCGGCTGGCGCGTCATCCACGCCCAGCTGTGCGCGCAGCTCGTTCCAGCGAGCCTCCTCCACCGGAGACAGGCTTCCCAGCTTCCGCTTCTCGTCGAGAAAGCGGAATTCTCTCATCGCTGCGCGCGTGTCCGACATCCGTCACCTTGCTGCGGACAGCGTACAGCCGAGCTTCTGTCGCAGCGTAAATAGAGGGGGCTGCGAGTCTAGGGGACTCCCGGGAACGGGTAAACCAATTGGCCCGGGCCCGGCTGGCAGCCTCCCCTACTGGAGAGCGGCCCGGACGTCCTCGTCGAGGCTCGCCCGCGTCTTGCCGTAGTGCTCCGTCAGGGCCTCGTCGATGGGTCTTCCCTGTCCCACCTCACGGACCATCGTGAGGAACCGGCCCGTACCGCCCCGCTTCACCAACTCGCGGACCGCCACGGCGGAGGTGGCATAGGCGACGGTCGGGTTGCGCTGCATGATGAGGGACGAGCCCTCCATCTGCGCCAGCTTGGGCAGGGAGTTCGCCTTGGCGGCCCGGGCCATGTAGTTCCGGACCGACCGCTCGGGGTCCTCGCCGCCCATGTAGCGCCACTCGACGTACTCGGCCAGGCCCTCGTTGAGCCAGACGGGGAGGTTGTTCCCGTAGCCGCCACAGAGCTCATCCAGCGCGGCGTGGACGTACTCGTGGACCAGGGTGGCCTTGGTCTGCGGCGTGAGCTCCGCGGCGTCGTTGATGCGGATGGCGTTGTCGGAGTAGAGCCCGGCGACTGTTCGCGCCCGCGCCGCGCCGAAGTGCGTCTGGAACTCCGCGAGGGTGTACAGGATGATGTCCACCGGCGCGTGGCGCACCTCGCCCAGCATGCTGCGGGTGAAGTCGTAGGCCTCGTCCAGCGCGGCGACGATGCGGCCCTCGTACTCCGCGCGTTGGCCGAAGTCGCGATCGTTGTTGAAGTACCGGATGACGAAGCGGCTGTTGGAGCGCGTCCGCATGCCGTCCGCGCCGGTGCCCGACTCGTAGTTGAGGCTGGCCGAGCGCGTGGAGCCCCGGCCCTGGCCGGCCACCGTGGGCTGGGTTTCGACCATGACGGTAGGCCGCCCGCTCGTGGCGCCATTCATCCGCAGCTCCAGGCGCTCCGCCTCCCGCCGCGCGGCGGTCTCCTCCGTCGTCTTGGCGCGGGCCTGCACGAGCAGCCGCTTCGCTTCCGCGGCCTCCTTCGACTTCGCCGGCACCTTCTCCAGCGCCGCCACGGCGCCCGCCGCGTCCTGTTCCTCCATCAGCAGCCGCCCCAACTCCAGGCCGAAGGCGCCGTCCTTGGGGTACTGGGCCAGCCCCTTGCGCAGGGCGGCTTCCGCGGTGGCCCGCTGGTCCGTCTTCCGCGCGGCCCGGGCCAGGCACCGCAGCGCGCCCGCGGACTCCTCGTACACGGTGGCCCGCTCGCCCAGTGAGTACGCCATCACCGGGTCCTCGTCCTTCAGCGCCTCGCAGCCCTTCTGGAGCGCCGTGGCGACGGTGCCCCGCTGCGGGGTGGGCACGTCCGATGCCTCTCCGGCCGAGAAGGCCAGATAGAGCTCCTCCCACGCGCGGCTGGCGGCGAGCGACTTCGCCTTCTGTCCGGGAGAAGAAGGGGCGGCGGTCAGTAGCAGGGCGGAGAGCAGGGCGGCGGGGCTCATGCCCTGAGTATCGCCGGACACGGGCGCACGGGCGCAAGGCCCTGCCCCCGCATGGGGCGCTACTTGCGGGCCACCTGCCAGCCCAGCCGGTGGAGCGCGCGCTCCAGCTCCTCGATTTGCGCGGGCCCGGTGGTCTCCAGCGTCACCTCCACCATGGCCTCGCCCAGGCCCGCCTTGGAGAAGGCGCGCTCGTGGTGGATCTCCACGACATTGGCGCGCAGGTCGGCCACCTGCGTGGTGAGCTTCGCCAGCATTCCGGGCCGGTCCGGCAGCCGGACCTCCAACTGCACCAAGCGGCCAGCCTTCACCAGACCGCGCTCGATGATGCGGCTGATGACGTTCATGTCGATGTTGCCACCGCTCAAGATGATGGCGGTGCGCCGGCCCCTCGCGGCGGGAACGTCACCGCTGAGCAGCGCCGCCAGGCCCACCGCGCCGGCGCCCTCCACCACGCTCTTCTCCTGCTCCAGGAGGGTGAGGATGGCGGCGGCGATTTCCTCCTCGTCCACGGCCACCACCTCGTCCACGTACTTCTGCACCATGGGGAAGGTGAGGTCGCCCACGCGCTTGACGGCGATGCCGTCCGCGATGGTGGTGCCCGCGGCGGCCAGCAGCACGCGCTCGCCCGCCTCCACCGACGCCTTCATGCTGGCGATGGTCTCCGCCTGCACGCCCACCACGCGGATGTCGGGCCGCGTCTCCTTCAGCGCGCACGCGATGCCGGAGATGAGCCCGCCGCCGCCAATGGGGACGAGCACCACCTCCAGGTCGGGGCACTGCTCCAGCAGCTCCAGGCCGATGGTGCCCTGGCCGGCGATGACGTGCGCGTCATTGAAGGGGTGGATGAAGACGCGGTCCTCCGCCTTCTGGATGCGCAGCGCCTCCGCGTAGGCCTCGTCGTAGTTGGTGCCCTTGAGCACCACGCGCGCGCCGTAGTCATCCCGCGTGCGCGACACCTTGATGAGCGGGGTGCGCTCCGGCATGACGATGGTGGCACTCACGCCCAGCCGACGCGCGTGGTACGCGACACCCTGCGCGTGGTTTCCGGCGGACGCGGCGATGACGCCCCGGCGCCGCTCGTCCTCGGTCAGCGTCAGCAGCTTGTTGAGGGCGCCGCGCTCCTTGAAGGCCCCGGTGCGCTGGAGGTTCTCCAGCTTGAAGAACACCGCGGCGCACTCCGTCCGCTCCGTGTAGTAGTCCGACTGCGGGCACGGCGTGGGGCGGATGGCCGAGCGAAGGCGCTCGCGCGCGGCCTGGATGTCCTCGAGGGTGACCATGTGCGCGCCTCTATCGGAAGCGCGCCCCGGGCGGAAGAGACACGAGGAAGGAGCGTGCTCCGCCGGCTGCCTGCCGCGCCGCGCTACGTCCAGCGCGTGACACGGCGGGCCGCGTCAGATGCCGCGCAGCACGGTGGCCTTGCCCACCCGGCCAATCGCCAGGATGTACGCGGCCGTCCGCATGGAGACCTTCCGGGAGCGCGCCACCTGCGCCACGCGCTCGTAGGCCTCCTTCATGGACTTCTCCAGCTCCGCGTTGACGCGGTCCTCCTCCCACGACAGGTGCTGGAGGTTCTGCACCCACTCGAAGTAGCTCACCGTCACGCCGCCTGCGCTGGCGAGCACGTCTGGCACCACGAAGATGCCGCGCTTCTCGAAGATTTCGTCGGCCTCCGGCTGGGTGGGGCCGTTGGCGCCTTCGATGATGAGCTTGGCGCGCACCGCGTGGGCATTCTCCCGGGTGAGCACGTGGCCCAGCGCCGCGGGGATGAGGACCTCACAGTCCGCGCCCAGCACGTCATCGTTGCTGCACGAAGCGCCCCCGCTGAAGCCCGTCACCGTGCCGGTGCGCTTCACGTGCTCGAAGAGGGAGGGGATGTCCAGGCCCTGCGGGTTGCGAACGCCGCCCAGCGCGTCCGCCACGGCCACCACCACGCCGCCGTCCTCCCAGAGGAGCTGCGCGGTGTGGCCGCCCACGTTGCCGAAGCCTTGGAGCGCGAAGCGCGTGCCCTTCACCGGCAGGCCCAGGTCGCGCAGGATTTCACGCGCCACGTAGAGCAGCCCGCGGCCGGTGGCGGCCTCGCGGCCCTTGGAGCCGTAGAGCTCCAGCGGCTTGCCCGTCACCACCGCGGGAGAGTGGCCGTGGTAGCGCGAATACTGGTCCATGATCCAC
This window contains:
- a CDS encoding peptidase MA family metallohydrolase; translated protein: MSPAALLSALLLTAAPSSPGQKAKSLAASRAWEELYLAFSAGEASDVPTPQRGTVATALQKGCEALKDEDPVMAYSLGERATVYEESAGALRCLARAARKTDQRATAEAALRKGLAQYPKDGAFGLELGRLLMEEQDAAGAVAALEKVPAKSKEAAEAKRLLVQARAKTTEETAARREAERLELRMNGATSGRPTVMVETQPTVAGQGRGSTRSASLNYESGTGADGMRTRSNSRFVIRYFNNDRDFGQRAEYEGRIVAALDEAYDFTRSMLGEVRHAPVDIILYTLAEFQTHFGAARARTVAGLYSDNAIRINDAAELTPQTKATLVHEYVHAALDELCGGYGNNLPVWLNEGLAEYVEWRYMGGEDPERSVRNYMARAAKANSLPKLAQMEGSSLIMQRNPTVAYATSAVAVRELVKRGGTGRFLTMVREVGQGRPIDEALTEHYGKTRASLDEDVRAALQ
- the ilvA gene encoding threonine ammonia-lyase, whose product is MVTLEDIQAARERLRSAIRPTPCPQSDYYTERTECAAVFFKLENLQRTGAFKERGALNKLLTLTEDERRRGVIAASAGNHAQGVAYHARRLGVSATIVMPERTPLIKVSRTRDDYGARVVLKGTNYDEAYAEALRIQKAEDRVFIHPFNDAHVIAGQGTIGLELLEQCPDLEVVLVPIGGGGLISGIACALKETRPDIRVVGVQAETIASMKASVEAGERVLLAAAGTTIADGIAVKRVGDLTFPMVQKYVDEVVAVDEEEIAAAILTLLEQEKSVVEGAGAVGLAALLSGDVPAARGRRTAIILSGGNIDMNVISRIIERGLVKAGRLVQLEVRLPDRPGMLAKLTTQVADLRANVVEIHHERAFSKAGLGEAMVEVTLETTGPAQIEELERALHRLGWQVARK
- a CDS encoding Glu/Leu/Phe/Val family dehydrogenase, with translation MSAVEGTNYYFRKAARIMDVGTPIETLLATPLREVKVQVSIEMDSGEIRTFLGYRIQHDNSRGPMKGGLRYHPMLDQDECASLASLMTWKTAVVNVPYGGAKGGIACDPSQLSIKELERLTRKYVDQVQDVIGPTRDIPAPDVNTNPQVMAWIMDQYSRYHGHSPAVVTGKPLELYGSKGREAATGRGLLYVAREILRDLGLPVKGTRFALQGFGNVGGHTAQLLWEDGGVVVAVADALGGVRNPQGLDIPSLFEHVKRTGTVTGFSGGASCSNDDVLGADCEVLIPAALGHVLTRENAHAVRAKLIIEGANGPTQPEADEIFEKRGIFVVPDVLASAGGVTVSYFEWVQNLQHLSWEEDRVNAELEKSMKEAYERVAQVARSRKVSMRTAAYILAIGRVGKATVLRGI